The Shewanella japonica genome has a window encoding:
- a CDS encoding YkgJ family cysteine cluster protein: MKIDINEIPSQTLNEIDPNATCITCKACCCKLEVMIISDTGVPDEYISEDSWGGQVMKRLDDGWCAAVDRGTLMCTIYENRPWICREFEMGSFECVEERKRLTVED, encoded by the coding sequence ATGAAAATAGACATCAACGAAATTCCGAGCCAAACCCTAAATGAGATTGATCCCAACGCAACGTGCATAACTTGTAAGGCTTGCTGCTGTAAATTAGAAGTAATGATTATTTCTGATACCGGCGTACCCGATGAATACATCAGTGAAGATAGTTGGGGAGGGCAAGTCATGAAGCGTCTGGATGATGGTTGGTGCGCAGCTGTTGATCGAGGCACATTGATGTGCACGATTTATGAAAATAGGCCTTGGATATGCAGAGAGTTTGAAATGGGTTCTTTTGAATGTGTTGAAGAACGAAAACGGTTAACAGTTGAAGATTAA
- a CDS encoding tryptophan halogenase family protein: MPNPIDSGNTANAAKEQSKNIQHIVVVGGGSAGWITAGTIAAKLNNTFAGQYSVTLVESANVAPIGVGEGTWPTMRTTLKKMGIRETDFIKQCHVSFKQGAKFAKWVTGKQDDYYYHPLMLPEGNNGENTIRQWFTTDYSHSLSTSLSPQESLCEAGLAPKYITTAEYDAEANYAYHLDAGRFSEFLKNHCVNKLDVRHLITDVVAINNDDYGYIDSLTTEDEGDIHGDLFIDCTGFNSLLLGKHFDVPFKSCKDILFVDSAIAVQVPYESEQSSIASHTISTAQSCGWIWDIGLSNRRGVGHVYASQYISEQEALNELKRYLADSVDDVESLSFRKIPINPGHREKFWHKNCVAVGLSAGFLEPLEASALLLVEISAAMIAEQLPVNREAMEIVAQRFNDTFLYRWERIIDFLKLHYMLNQRNDSAFWIDNRKAASIPNSLQTLLTLWQTQVPSDNDFIHATEVFPAASYQYVLYGMGFNTHSAPWTLNEKQHDLAQTQFNLTKQKTQQLMNTLPSNRALLNLIHQYGLQKI; the protein is encoded by the coding sequence ATGCCTAATCCAATCGACTCGGGTAACACCGCGAATGCGGCCAAAGAACAGTCTAAAAATATTCAACATATTGTCGTTGTTGGTGGTGGTAGTGCTGGTTGGATAACCGCTGGAACCATAGCTGCTAAACTTAACAATACCTTTGCTGGTCAGTACTCTGTCACCTTGGTTGAATCTGCCAACGTTGCGCCAATTGGGGTCGGCGAGGGAACGTGGCCAACAATGAGAACGACGTTAAAAAAAATGGGGATCCGAGAAACAGACTTTATTAAACAATGTCATGTATCTTTCAAACAGGGAGCAAAATTTGCTAAGTGGGTGACAGGTAAACAGGATGACTATTATTATCATCCCTTGATGTTGCCAGAAGGGAATAACGGTGAAAACACGATTCGTCAGTGGTTTACTACCGATTATAGCCATTCACTTTCTACATCCTTGAGTCCACAAGAATCACTGTGCGAAGCCGGCCTTGCTCCTAAATACATAACAACGGCTGAATATGATGCTGAAGCTAATTATGCTTATCATTTGGATGCTGGTAGGTTTTCTGAGTTTTTAAAAAACCATTGTGTGAATAAACTGGATGTACGTCACCTTATAACAGATGTGGTTGCCATAAATAATGATGATTATGGTTATATTGATTCGTTAACCACTGAAGACGAAGGTGATATTCATGGCGATTTGTTCATTGATTGTACAGGTTTTAATTCATTATTACTGGGTAAGCATTTTGATGTGCCATTTAAAAGCTGCAAAGACATTTTGTTTGTGGATTCTGCTATAGCAGTTCAAGTTCCTTATGAAAGTGAGCAATCGTCTATTGCTTCACATACCATTTCAACTGCGCAGTCTTGTGGCTGGATTTGGGATATTGGTCTGTCAAATAGACGGGGGGTTGGCCATGTTTATGCTAGTCAGTACATTAGCGAGCAAGAAGCTTTAAATGAGTTAAAAAGGTATTTAGCTGACTCAGTAGATGACGTTGAGTCATTATCGTTTCGAAAAATTCCAATCAACCCTGGTCATAGGGAAAAGTTCTGGCATAAAAACTGTGTCGCTGTGGGTTTATCTGCTGGTTTTTTAGAACCGTTAGAGGCGTCAGCATTATTATTAGTAGAAATATCAGCGGCAATGATTGCAGAACAATTACCTGTTAACCGTGAAGCGATGGAAATTGTTGCCCAACGTTTTAATGATACATTTTTATATCGATGGGAACGAATTATTGATTTTCTAAAATTGCATTACATGTTGAATCAGCGCAATGACAGTGCTTTTTGGATAGATAATCGAAAGGCTGCCTCAATTCCAAACAGTTTACAGACCCTATTAACGTTATGGCAGACACAAGTGCCGTCTGATAATGATTTTATTCATGCTACAGAGGTTTTTCCTGCAGCGAGTTATCAATATGTGCTTTATGGAATGGGCTTTAATACTCACAGTGCTCCCTGGACACTTAATGAAAAACAACATGACTTAGCGCAAACTCAATTCAACCTAACAAAGCAAAAAACGCAGCAGTTAATGAATACATTACCGAGTAATCGGGCACTGCTTAATTTAATTCATCAGTATGGTTTACAAAAAATATAA
- a CDS encoding HEPN domain-containing protein, with translation MQFIIELLDKLAWPLVFVFCVLMLQKPIARLIPLARKLKFKDFEVEFGQELKAVSKHAQGAFPELKQNKKAILIASVDNLPSSSILEAWREVDDAAENLIVAKLDNVDLESSTRYKLIEETLISQHLVDTKKAKLFNELRQLRNKVAHAKDYQVGKLEAVQYIELCFVLVDHFNQLLNQESRAHNNVK, from the coding sequence ATGCAATTTATTATAGAGTTATTGGATAAACTCGCTTGGCCTTTAGTGTTTGTATTTTGCGTTTTGATGTTACAAAAACCCATCGCTCGTTTGATCCCTTTGGCTAGAAAATTAAAGTTTAAAGACTTTGAAGTTGAATTTGGCCAAGAATTAAAGGCTGTATCAAAACATGCACAAGGGGCTTTTCCTGAGCTTAAACAAAATAAAAAAGCAATTTTGATTGCCTCTGTAGATAACTTACCTAGCTCCTCAATTCTAGAAGCTTGGCGAGAGGTTGATGATGCAGCTGAAAACCTGATAGTAGCAAAGCTCGATAACGTGGATCTTGAATCTAGTACTCGCTACAAATTAATTGAAGAAACCCTGATTTCACAGCATTTAGTTGATACTAAAAAAGCTAAGCTATTTAATGAATTACGTCAGTTACGTAACAAAGTTGCCCATGCAAAAGATTATCAGGTTGGTAAATTAGAAGCGGTACAGTATATCGAGCTGTGTTTTGTATTGGTTGATCACTTTAATCAACTTTTAAACCAAGAA
- a CDS encoding TonB-dependent receptor: MKQCKFKLNAISAAMIIATSTGVQADDLAADTQAQETEVIQVKGIRSSLTKSASTKRYSDGVVDAISAEDIGKLPDTNLAESLQRIAGVSIDRANNEGNKVTVRGFGPEFNLVTLNGRQMPNSSALQSEGVSRSFNFREIAAESVSGVNVYKTGKADITSGGIGATIDITTARPFDYDGFKAFVSAKGIYDTSVETGDSVTPEISGMISQTFADDKVGFLLSASHAERDSHTDIVGTDGWVRNRSRDNVDLSAIDTNKNPEQAIWTPWTAKTELLDTERTRQNAQAVLQIQPVDSVIATVDYTISRFEQTSYTNRSAFWFDNPSGAANANGTLWNPRDQDDELNFWAWEYYEEKENDSLGLNIEWQATDTLKFELDVHDSTSKSNPDGQTAETLANLKNPSGSVALIGANFIGDIPEVIVDDSNLPGGAYNKDNIVSDLYQKRGYSMDNNIKQYRFSGTWENEASDSALTKINFGIMNTDYTIDTRLSEVFSFVDVPLDDLDLGFIPLGDTADQFPGANNLFPYISQYDVHQFIDIVKAEGLFAEPNIKTNGVNEETLAAYLSFDFDTEFNDMPVKMNVGVRYEDTDVTAYSVQNGIIAMNYRHAQELRPVYDDTPTAEELTGSYTRILPNFDFNMSVTDELVTRFSYSRTLSRAGISAMFPATNVSARPGGPFNASQGNPNLLPITSDNFDLSLEWYFDDGSFASAGYFKKYVENFIGAGTENRSINDVNGQALTDPSVNPRAGCPDASDTPNPNCLGQATDPVITWEVATPDNLQNREVDGWELNAQYMFWDSGFGAVANYTIVNSDESFDPYNFDQTIALTGLSDSGNLVAFYENDSFQARIAYNWRDEFLLALGNEPTFTEAYGQLDLSLSYDINDTFTVSFDGLNLTDETVRRYGRFEEQLLTAEQYGPRYTVGISAKF, encoded by the coding sequence ATGAAACAGTGTAAGTTCAAACTCAACGCGATATCTGCAGCAATGATCATTGCGACCAGTACAGGCGTACAGGCTGATGACCTAGCCGCTGACACACAAGCACAAGAAACTGAAGTCATTCAGGTCAAAGGGATCAGAAGCTCGCTGACCAAATCCGCGTCAACTAAACGTTATTCAGATGGTGTTGTAGATGCCATTAGTGCAGAAGATATAGGTAAGTTACCCGATACTAACTTAGCTGAATCTTTACAACGGATAGCGGGTGTATCTATTGACCGAGCAAACAACGAAGGTAACAAGGTTACGGTTCGTGGTTTTGGTCCGGAATTTAATTTGGTGACGCTAAATGGTCGTCAAATGCCAAACTCGTCAGCATTACAATCAGAAGGGGTGTCTCGTAGCTTTAACTTCCGTGAAATCGCAGCTGAAAGCGTTTCTGGAGTAAATGTTTATAAGACAGGTAAAGCTGATATTACGTCAGGTGGTATTGGGGCAACAATTGATATTACCACTGCAAGACCGTTTGATTATGACGGCTTTAAAGCATTTGTGAGTGCGAAAGGTATTTACGATACTAGTGTTGAAACTGGTGATTCTGTGACGCCCGAAATTTCGGGCATGATTAGCCAAACATTTGCAGATGACAAGGTTGGCTTTTTATTATCTGCCTCTCATGCTGAGCGTGACAGCCATACTGATATAGTGGGTACAGATGGCTGGGTAAGAAACCGCAGCAGAGATAATGTTGATTTGTCTGCAATTGATACCAATAAAAACCCAGAACAAGCCATTTGGACACCTTGGACAGCTAAAACTGAATTACTTGATACAGAGCGAACTCGCCAAAATGCACAAGCTGTACTGCAAATTCAGCCTGTTGATTCTGTCATTGCGACTGTTGATTACACTATTTCTCGATTCGAGCAAACCAGTTATACCAATCGTTCAGCATTTTGGTTTGATAACCCAAGTGGGGCAGCAAATGCAAATGGCACACTTTGGAACCCTCGAGATCAAGACGATGAATTAAACTTCTGGGCTTGGGAATATTATGAAGAAAAAGAAAATGATTCGTTAGGTCTAAACATAGAATGGCAAGCAACAGATACATTAAAGTTTGAACTTGATGTTCATGATTCAACATCTAAATCAAATCCTGATGGTCAAACAGCTGAAACCCTTGCGAACCTTAAAAACCCTTCGGGTTCAGTTGCATTAATTGGTGCAAACTTCATTGGTGATATTCCAGAAGTCATTGTTGATGATTCTAATTTACCAGGCGGCGCATATAACAAAGACAATATTGTCTCTGATTTATATCAAAAGCGTGGTTATTCTATGGATAACAACATTAAGCAATATCGTTTTTCTGGTACATGGGAAAACGAAGCGTCTGACAGTGCGTTAACCAAAATCAACTTTGGTATCATGAATACGGACTATACGATTGATACACGCTTAAGTGAGGTATTTTCTTTTGTCGATGTTCCTCTTGACGACCTTGATTTAGGTTTCATCCCTTTGGGTGACACTGCAGATCAATTCCCTGGGGCGAATAACCTTTTCCCATATATCTCTCAATATGATGTTCACCAATTTATCGATATTGTCAAAGCAGAAGGTTTATTTGCTGAACCGAATATCAAAACAAACGGGGTTAATGAAGAAACGTTAGCAGCATATTTATCATTTGATTTTGATACTGAGTTTAATGATATGCCTGTTAAAATGAATGTGGGTGTACGTTACGAAGATACTGACGTTACAGCATACTCAGTACAAAATGGCATCATTGCAATGAATTATCGCCATGCACAGGAGTTGCGACCTGTATATGATGATACGCCTACGGCTGAAGAGCTAACCGGTAGCTATACTCGCATCTTGCCGAATTTTGACTTTAATATGTCAGTCACAGATGAACTCGTAACCCGCTTCTCATATAGCCGAACCTTATCTCGTGCTGGTATCAGTGCAATGTTCCCTGCGACCAATGTATCAGCAAGACCTGGTGGGCCATTTAATGCCTCACAAGGTAACCCGAATTTACTGCCAATTACTTCTGACAACTTTGATTTGTCGTTGGAGTGGTACTTTGATGATGGCAGTTTTGCCTCTGCAGGTTACTTTAAAAAATACGTAGAAAACTTCATCGGTGCTGGCACAGAAAACAGATCGATCAATGACGTTAACGGTCAAGCGTTAACAGATCCAAGTGTTAACCCAAGAGCGGGTTGTCCTGATGCCTCTGATACGCCGAACCCTAACTGTTTAGGTCAGGCTACCGATCCAGTGATTACTTGGGAAGTGGCAACACCAGATAACCTACAAAATCGTGAAGTAGACGGTTGGGAGCTTAATGCTCAATACATGTTCTGGGATAGTGGTTTTGGCGCAGTTGCTAACTACACCATTGTTAACAGTGATGAATCGTTTGACCCTTATAATTTTGATCAAACCATTGCATTAACAGGTTTAAGTGACTCGGGTAACTTGGTCGCATTTTATGAAAATGATAGTTTCCAAGCGCGTATCGCTTATAACTGGCGTGATGAGTTCTTGCTCGCTTTGGGTAATGAGCCAACATTTACTGAGGCGTATGGTCAACTTGATTTAAGTCTCAGCTACGATATCAATGATACATTCACTGTATCGTTTGATGGCTTAAACTTAACTGACGAAACAGTAAGACGTTATGGTCGTTTTGAAGAGCAGTTATTAACTGCAGAGCAATACGGTCCACGTTATACCGTTGGCATCAGTGCTAAGTTTTAA
- a CDS encoding SapC family protein, with amino-acid sequence MNNVIVDPKQHLNTAVLTQYGKQFGDNVHYVPVIADELRKLVIEYPCCLLKNNQTGQFGLHALLGFEPGENLFLTKDNWDATMIPMHVKRQPFMLARLRGADNESLNTDNTALTIDMNAKRVVEIPCSNVDAKRLFENDGSASAYLKDMHQLVYQLAQGIIKTDAFITTLIELDLIEAVEVSVTFIDGQQHTFNGLYFINETKLINLTPAALTELTKQGYLQACYLMIASMGNIQKLIKLKNQQLQQAKSEG; translated from the coding sequence ATGAATAATGTAATAGTCGACCCTAAACAACATCTTAATACCGCCGTGCTAACCCAATATGGCAAACAATTTGGCGATAATGTCCATTATGTGCCAGTTATTGCTGATGAATTAAGAAAGCTTGTGATTGAATACCCCTGTTGTTTACTTAAAAACAATCAAACAGGTCAATTTGGATTACATGCTTTATTGGGGTTTGAGCCAGGTGAAAATCTGTTTCTAACTAAGGATAATTGGGATGCAACTATGATCCCTATGCATGTGAAACGACAGCCTTTCATGCTTGCCCGATTACGTGGCGCTGACAACGAGTCACTAAACACCGACAATACCGCATTAACTATCGATATGAACGCGAAACGCGTTGTTGAAATCCCTTGCTCTAATGTCGATGCGAAGCGATTGTTTGAGAATGATGGTTCAGCCAGTGCCTATTTAAAGGACATGCATCAGCTAGTGTATCAATTGGCACAAGGGATCATAAAAACAGATGCGTTTATTACAACACTGATTGAACTCGACTTAATTGAGGCAGTTGAAGTTTCTGTTACATTCATTGATGGACAACAGCATACGTTTAATGGCTTATATTTCATTAATGAGACTAAGTTAATCAACTTAACACCCGCAGCATTGACTGAGTTAACTAAGCAAGGGTATTTGCAAGCATGTTATTTAATGATTGCATCGATGGGAAATATACAAAAGTTGATCAAGTTAAAAAACCAACAATTACAACAGGCTAAATCTGAAGGATAG
- a CDS encoding CRTAC1 family protein — protein sequence MFAQNEEYLIGNSWEQLNTISATIKPYLYSMAFIFITGCQQVTETGSFKNTDNDVAHLPAQTSSTNQLDNNLGSKNNKDTDLVSGLPVPITLTKPRFSNVTQAVNLHTTDAWKYGGPSIADINNDGFYDMVLTNHDTTPIVIFTSSLAATPAYKDPMAHVQYAKQPSPFAKADAHGVALGDYDNDGDNDLLLALGGGNGTQPQPQRLLRNDNGLFVDVTEQSGLSKMGARGRSVRWVDPDLDGDLDFLQINAAQMMGETIPRNIIFENIGNGQFIYKSSPTFEQVDAERVIVTDINKDHIADLIAFSPYSPVTVLLGQIDFSFKDVTSQYLGKDPDTTHVTAIAQADIDNDGDMDYYLSRGKVHYQIANNAVSFNEQKKRLDLRDEGNKSHDGLSFKASSEILLTDFYHFPRGADKITIPLFLGADKTPSERLTTGFPDKQISVSPQQALGFPSSVSQSGWYLGYLGDDQWRLEWLLTDNLAWDLRASIIGVDSVELDWIPQDLGVSDILLRNDGDHFTYLSHLLPAQHHDNNWGVITADFNNDSYNDFFIYRFGELTQRVNDVMLLNTLHLSELDNTPNSNLSENNLPTHHKSHIQAIDDNATPSRGFVAHESHNATMVNRHAHGDMGSAFDHNQDGYVDILSGDDDNGRWYLYQNRLKDQLLTDNHTKQTTHSIHHQYLLMHVGYSKSGIDPHAAEVRIFTSNKATPQRFSNNKTMTSANTVQFKWIGSDSASHSQSLKNIVHFGLGNQDRIDKIQVRWRDGSEQTMNNVNANQLITMGKMKR from the coding sequence ATGTTTGCACAAAACGAAGAATACCTTATCGGTAATTCTTGGGAACAACTGAATACTATTAGCGCGACAATTAAGCCTTATCTCTACTCCATGGCTTTTATTTTCATTACGGGATGTCAGCAAGTAACAGAAACGGGTTCATTTAAAAACACTGATAATGATGTTGCACATCTTCCTGCTCAGACATCCTCCACCAATCAACTGGATAATAACTTAGGCAGTAAGAATAACAAAGACACTGACTTGGTCTCGGGCTTACCTGTTCCAATTACCTTAACCAAACCCAGGTTCAGTAATGTCACCCAAGCGGTTAATTTACATACCACTGATGCTTGGAAATATGGCGGCCCCAGTATTGCAGATATCAATAATGATGGCTTTTACGACATGGTTTTGACTAACCATGATACGACGCCCATAGTAATTTTCACATCAAGCCTCGCTGCAACACCTGCTTATAAAGATCCGATGGCGCATGTTCAATATGCCAAACAGCCAAGTCCTTTTGCAAAAGCTGACGCCCATGGTGTTGCATTAGGAGATTATGATAATGATGGTGACAATGACCTGTTATTAGCTTTAGGTGGCGGTAATGGAACACAACCACAGCCGCAGCGACTGCTTCGAAACGATAACGGTTTGTTTGTTGATGTCACTGAGCAATCAGGGTTAAGTAAAATGGGGGCTAGAGGCCGCTCAGTACGTTGGGTTGATCCGGATTTAGACGGTGATTTAGATTTTTTACAAATTAACGCGGCGCAAATGATGGGAGAAACTATCCCCAGAAACATTATTTTTGAAAACATTGGCAACGGCCAGTTTATCTATAAATCGAGCCCTACTTTTGAACAAGTTGATGCTGAACGAGTCATTGTTACTGACATCAACAAAGATCATATCGCTGATTTAATAGCATTTTCACCCTATTCTCCTGTAACAGTCCTTTTAGGACAAATAGATTTTTCGTTTAAAGATGTCACCAGCCAATACTTAGGGAAAGATCCAGATACGACACATGTAACGGCGATTGCACAAGCTGATATCGATAATGACGGCGATATGGATTACTACTTATCCAGAGGTAAAGTTCATTATCAAATTGCCAATAATGCGGTGTCTTTTAACGAACAAAAAAAGCGATTAGATTTACGTGATGAAGGTAATAAAAGCCATGATGGATTAAGCTTTAAAGCAAGCAGTGAAATCTTATTAACGGATTTTTATCACTTTCCCCGTGGCGCTGATAAAATCACTATTCCATTATTTTTAGGCGCAGATAAAACCCCATCAGAAAGACTCACAACAGGGTTTCCTGACAAGCAAATTAGCGTTTCTCCTCAGCAAGCGTTAGGGTTTCCTTCATCTGTATCTCAAAGTGGCTGGTACTTAGGTTATTTAGGTGATGATCAATGGCGATTAGAATGGTTATTAACTGATAATCTTGCTTGGGATTTACGAGCATCTATCATAGGTGTCGATAGTGTTGAACTTGATTGGATACCACAAGATTTAGGCGTCAGCGATATTTTACTTAGAAACGATGGCGATCACTTTACTTACCTAAGCCACCTCCTTCCTGCGCAGCACCATGACAACAATTGGGGCGTTATCACAGCTGATTTTAATAACGATAGCTACAATGATTTCTTTATTTATCGCTTTGGCGAGCTAACACAACGAGTCAATGATGTTATGTTGCTCAACACGCTTCATCTCAGTGAACTAGATAACACCCCAAACAGTAACCTCAGCGAAAACAATTTACCCACTCACCACAAGTCTCATATACAAGCTATAGACGATAATGCAACACCATCAAGGGGCTTTGTAGCGCATGAAAGTCACAACGCAACCATGGTAAACCGTCATGCTCATGGCGATATGGGGAGTGCATTTGATCACAATCAAGATGGTTATGTCGATATACTCAGTGGTGACGATGACAATGGCCGTTGGTACCTTTATCAAAACCGTTTAAAGGATCAACTCCTTACTGACAATCACACCAAACAAACGACTCATTCTATTCATCATCAATATTTACTCATGCATGTTGGCTATTCAAAGTCTGGGATTGACCCGCATGCCGCTGAGGTAAGGATATTTACAAGCAACAAAGCCACGCCGCAGCGCTTCTCAAACAACAAAACCATGACAAGCGCAAATACAGTTCAATTTAAATGGATCGGTTCCGACAGTGCAAGTCATTCACAAAGTTTGAAAAATATTGTGCATTTTGGTTTAGGTAACCAAGATCGTATTGATAAGATACAAGTGCGCTGGCGAGATGGTTCGGAGCAAACAATGAATAACGTTAACGCAAACCAATTAATTACAATGGGTAAAATGAAACGTTAA
- a CDS encoding pseudouridine synthase, translating to MRLDKFVLRSTQLNKQQVVKVIESGLVSVNQQIITDCAIQVHENNHITYNSNRLTPRPFRYLLLHKSPDTLCSNVDGEYPSVFNDIDIENKDELHIVGRLDADTSGLILITDDGRWSFNITRPDMDCPKVYRVTLAKPITEDAITKLEQGLLLQGESTSTRPAKIIKIDDLHVLLTITEGRYHQVKRMFFAVGNRVNQLHREKIGAVSLDLDSKQWRHLTASEISSFGMYSQQA from the coding sequence ATGCGGTTAGATAAGTTTGTGCTTCGTAGTACACAATTGAATAAACAACAGGTAGTGAAAGTCATAGAGTCGGGATTAGTCTCGGTTAATCAACAAATCATTACCGACTGTGCTATTCAAGTACACGAAAACAATCATATAACTTACAATAGTAACCGGTTAACACCACGGCCTTTTAGGTATCTTTTACTGCACAAATCCCCTGATACACTGTGCTCAAATGTTGATGGTGAATACCCGTCTGTATTTAATGACATCGATATCGAAAATAAAGATGAGCTACACATTGTGGGTCGCTTGGATGCTGACACATCTGGTTTGATATTAATTACTGACGATGGCCGTTGGTCCTTCAATATTACTCGTCCAGATATGGATTGCCCCAAAGTGTATCGGGTTACATTAGCAAAACCGATCACTGAAGATGCTATAACTAAATTAGAACAAGGACTGTTATTACAGGGGGAGTCAACTAGCACAAGACCCGCTAAGATAATTAAAATTGATGACTTACACGTGCTATTAACGATTACTGAAGGGCGCTACCATCAAGTTAAACGAATGTTTTTTGCTGTAGGAAACAGAGTCAATCAACTACATCGTGAAAAAATTGGTGCTGTATCATTGGATCTTGATTCAAAGCAATGGCGTCATTTAACGGCCTCTGAAATTAGTTCCTTCGGAATGTATAGCCAACAAGCATAA
- a CDS encoding HAD family hydrolase has protein sequence MKDYQLFLFDMDGTLVNSEPLKGQAIAKACAVYGAKVDYHHYQEVMGQNWGIVTQFFFDKANISPDINEFNQIFKKRYQALLLQALQLTPGALQYLTYLQLQGRTCGLVTSAAKWMVNDILQALNLTAMFEVIITKEDVSKHKPDPAAYLLALNKLSMSPNNTVIFEDSFAGISAGIASGCDVIAIQHEFNINNNLSVASKVISDFRELIL, from the coding sequence GTGAAAGATTATCAACTATTTCTATTTGATATGGATGGCACCTTAGTCAACTCTGAGCCACTCAAAGGTCAAGCTATAGCGAAGGCCTGTGCTGTATACGGCGCAAAAGTTGATTATCATCATTATCAAGAAGTGATGGGGCAAAACTGGGGGATTGTGACTCAGTTCTTCTTCGATAAAGCGAATATTTCTCCAGATATTAATGAATTTAATCAGATATTTAAAAAACGCTATCAAGCTTTGCTACTGCAAGCGTTGCAGTTAACTCCTGGTGCACTTCAATATTTAACCTATCTACAATTACAAGGTAGAACTTGTGGGCTAGTGACGTCAGCCGCCAAGTGGATGGTCAATGATATTCTTCAAGCTCTCAATTTAACTGCCATGTTTGAAGTTATTATTACCAAAGAAGATGTTAGCAAGCATAAACCTGATCCTGCTGCTTATTTATTAGCCCTTAATAAATTATCAATGTCGCCAAACAATACCGTGATATTTGAAGATTCATTCGCCGGTATTAGTGCTGGAATAGCCAGTGGGTGTGATGTTATCGCGATACAACATGAATTTAATATTAACAATAATTTATCGGTGGCAAGCAAAGTGATAAGCGACTTTAGAGAATTGATTTTATAG